One window of Actinomycetota bacterium genomic DNA carries:
- a CDS encoding PQQ-dependent sugar dehydrogenase, translating into MANSNRLRLGVLAAVTGLLLITPGAVSAQTGDDDLRAPAGPEVGLELLADGLTSPVFLTESPDDSGRLFIVDQAGQIRILDEEGSLVDEPFLDLSDKLVELTPVYDERGVLGLAFHPDYANNGRLFVYYSVPLRDGAPEGWNHTARFSEFKVDSDDENRVDPESERVVMEIDKPQANHNGGHIAFGPDGFLYIPMGDGGRANDVGLGHSPGGNAQDLTNVLGDILRIDVNGAEPYAVPPDNPYVGRANVKPEIWANGFRNPYHISFDQGGSRELFASDAGQDRFEDVSIVTKGGNYGWNIKEAAHCFDPEKPAQPPATCPSTGPAGEPLIDPVIEYGRLEILGSTVVGGYVYRGTEIPELDAAYVFGDYSRDRVKPDGTLFVARRAESGLWPVEEVKPYLPAEDIDGTLGEFVLGFGQDNDGEMYLLTKDAGGPEGETGSVYRFVPRASVEAAPDGAGSDEDSPGGGISPWIWAIGVLVLIGLAIVIGSMRSSDS; encoded by the coding sequence TTGGCTAATTCCAATCGTTTGCGGCTGGGAGTCCTTGCGGCGGTAACCGGCTTGCTCCTGATCACGCCCGGGGCTGTGTCGGCGCAGACCGGCGATGATGACCTGCGTGCGCCGGCCGGGCCCGAGGTGGGGTTGGAGCTTCTCGCCGATGGTTTGACCTCACCGGTGTTCCTCACCGAGTCGCCGGACGACTCCGGAAGGCTGTTCATCGTCGACCAGGCGGGACAGATCCGGATTCTGGACGAGGAGGGGTCCCTCGTCGACGAACCGTTCCTGGACCTGTCCGACAAGCTGGTTGAGCTGACGCCGGTCTACGACGAGCGTGGCGTGCTCGGCCTGGCGTTTCATCCGGACTACGCAAACAACGGCCGGCTGTTCGTCTACTACTCGGTGCCGTTGCGCGACGGAGCGCCCGAGGGCTGGAACCACACCGCACGCTTCTCCGAGTTCAAGGTCGACTCAGACGACGAGAACCGCGTCGACCCCGAGTCGGAACGGGTTGTTATGGAGATCGACAAGCCGCAGGCCAACCACAACGGCGGCCACATTGCGTTCGGCCCCGACGGGTTCCTGTACATCCCGATGGGCGACGGGGGCCGGGCCAACGACGTCGGCCTCGGGCACTCACCGGGGGGCAACGCCCAGGACCTTACCAACGTACTCGGCGACATCCTGCGGATCGACGTCAACGGAGCGGAGCCCTACGCAGTCCCTCCCGACAACCCGTATGTGGGCCGGGCGAACGTAAAGCCGGAGATCTGGGCCAACGGCTTCCGCAACCCGTACCACATCAGCTTCGACCAGGGCGGTTCCCGCGAGCTGTTCGCCTCGGACGCCGGCCAGGACCGGTTCGAGGACGTGAGCATCGTCACCAAAGGGGGCAACTACGGGTGGAACATCAAGGAGGCCGCCCACTGCTTCGACCCCGAAAAGCCGGCCCAGCCGCCGGCGACCTGTCCTTCGACCGGGCCGGCGGGTGAGCCGTTGATCGATCCGGTGATCGAGTACGGCAGGCTGGAGATTCTGGGCTCGACGGTGGTCGGAGGCTACGTTTACCGGGGCACCGAAATTCCCGAGCTCGACGCCGCCTACGTCTTCGGCGACTACAGCCGCGACCGGGTCAAGCCGGACGGTACGCTGTTCGTCGCCCGCCGGGCCGAGTCGGGCCTATGGCCGGTGGAGGAGGTCAAGCCCTACCTCCCAGCGGAGGACATCGACGGGACGCTCGGTGAGTTCGTCCTGGGCTTTGGCCAGGACAACGACGGCGAGATGTATCTTCTGACCAAGGACGCCGGAGGTCCCGAAGGTGAAACCGGATCGGTTTACCGCTTCGTACCCCGAGCCTCGGTCGAGGCGGCGCCCGATGGGGCCGGCAGCGACGAAGATTCGCCGGGCGGTGGGATCAGCCCGTGGATCTGGGCGATCGGCGTTCTGGTTCTGATCGGCCTGGCGATAGTGATCGGCAGCATGAGGTCTTCGGACAGCTAG
- a CDS encoding YegP family protein gives MAAKFSIRTSKNDQFHFVLVAGNGEAVANSEMYASKSGAVKGAEACQRAAAAATIVDDTGA, from the coding sequence ATGGCGGCCAAGTTCAGCATCCGTACCAGCAAGAACGACCAGTTCCACTTCGTGTTGGTTGCAGGTAACGGCGAAGCGGTCGCCAACAGCGAGATGTACGCCTCGAAGTCCGGAGCGGTCAAAGGCGCCGAGGCCTGCCAGCGGGCCGCCGCAGCGGCAACAATCGTCGACGACACCGGAGCGTAA
- a CDS encoding ATP-binding protein gives MDTDYEKLGSFYLGRKFDLAAGERQPDLLLYDSKDLTTHAVCVGMTGSGKTGLCLGLIEEAAIDGIPAILIDPKGDLANLMLTFPDLAPADLEPWVNADQAASEGISVPELAAKQADLWRNGLADWGQDGERIRRLKDAAEVAIYTPGSRAGIPVSVLKSFTAPSPAIMADPEALGDRVSGTVSALLSLAGIEADPIRSREHILLSTIVGGAWREGRNLELGDLIQLIQNPPVTRVGVMEVESFFPSKDRFELALGLNALLASPGFEAWMEGEPLDIGAMLRTPEGRPRLSILSIAHLNDTERMFFVSLVLSEMLAWTRSQAGTTSLRALIYMDEIAGYFPPVANPPSKAPLLTLLKQARAFGVGVVLATQNPVDLDYKGLSNAGTWLIGRLQTARDKERVLEGLEGASAGSAAGFDRGAMEETLAGLGKRVFLMNNVHEDEPVIFQTRWTLSYLAGPITQSQIRTLMDPVKAGLPAHRDASEPPAAPAPAVPAAAPVATTDGPLPASRPVLPPDIPQYFLPVRGQGEVAYQPMLFGAVEVRFADAKTGVDTSTSLNLLTPLIERPVPADWDESVPCEFGPSDLESEPEPSSGYGELPAAAGKKTSYAGWERDLAKWVYGSQSIELFSSPTYKAFSTPDESEADFRIRLQQAGREKRDAGAEELRKKYAAKTATLQERLRKAMAATEREAEQAKQAKLQTAISIGGTVLGAFLGRKKGLGSLGRATTAARGVGRAVQQSGDVKRAEETVGALRSQLDALEVQFQEDANALSAAADPMTETLEKVTVKPKKTDISVQLLALAWAPHFVSPSGELSPGW, from the coding sequence ATGGATACCGACTACGAAAAGCTCGGGTCGTTCTACCTCGGCCGTAAGTTCGACCTGGCCGCCGGCGAGCGCCAACCCGACCTGCTCCTCTACGACTCGAAGGACCTGACCACCCACGCGGTCTGCGTGGGCATGACCGGCAGCGGCAAGACCGGTCTGTGCCTGGGCCTGATCGAGGAAGCGGCGATCGACGGCATCCCGGCGATCCTCATCGACCCCAAGGGCGACCTCGCCAACCTCATGCTGACCTTCCCCGACCTGGCGCCCGCCGACCTGGAACCGTGGGTCAACGCCGACCAGGCCGCCTCGGAAGGCATCTCGGTGCCCGAGCTTGCCGCCAAGCAGGCCGATCTCTGGCGGAACGGCCTGGCGGACTGGGGGCAGGACGGCGAACGCATCCGCCGGCTGAAGGACGCCGCCGAGGTGGCGATCTACACGCCGGGCAGCCGGGCCGGCATCCCGGTGTCGGTCCTCAAGTCCTTCACCGCTCCTTCGCCGGCGATAATGGCCGACCCCGAAGCGCTCGGCGACCGGGTCTCCGGCACGGTGAGCGCCCTGCTGTCGCTGGCCGGGATCGAGGCCGACCCCATCCGCAGCCGGGAGCACATCCTGCTGTCGACGATCGTCGGCGGCGCGTGGCGGGAGGGCCGCAACCTGGAGCTGGGCGACCTCATCCAGCTGATCCAGAACCCGCCCGTCACCCGGGTCGGGGTGATGGAGGTCGAAAGCTTCTTCCCCTCCAAGGACCGGTTCGAGCTGGCCCTCGGACTCAACGCGCTGCTTGCCTCTCCCGGATTCGAGGCGTGGATGGAGGGCGAGCCGCTGGACATCGGCGCGATGCTCCGAACCCCGGAGGGCAGGCCCCGGCTTTCGATCCTCTCCATCGCCCACCTGAACGACACCGAGCGCATGTTCTTCGTCTCGCTTGTGCTCTCCGAGATGCTTGCCTGGACCCGCTCACAGGCAGGCACGACCAGCCTTCGAGCCCTGATCTACATGGATGAGATCGCCGGGTACTTCCCGCCCGTCGCCAACCCGCCGTCCAAGGCCCCGCTGCTCACCCTGCTGAAGCAGGCTCGGGCGTTCGGGGTCGGAGTGGTGCTGGCGACCCAGAACCCGGTCGACCTGGACTACAAGGGACTTTCGAACGCCGGGACCTGGCTTATCGGCCGGCTGCAGACCGCCCGGGACAAAGAACGGGTGCTCGAAGGACTTGAAGGCGCCTCAGCGGGCAGCGCGGCGGGCTTCGACCGGGGTGCGATGGAGGAGACGCTGGCCGGCCTCGGCAAGCGGGTCTTCCTGATGAACAACGTCCACGAGGACGAGCCGGTGATCTTCCAGACCCGGTGGACCCTGTCCTACCTGGCGGGGCCGATCACCCAGTCCCAGATCCGGACCCTGATGGACCCGGTGAAGGCCGGGCTGCCGGCTCACAGGGATGCTTCCGAACCGCCGGCGGCTCCCGCACCTGCGGTTCCGGCAGCCGCCCCGGTTGCGACAACCGACGGACCACTCCCGGCTTCCCGGCCGGTCCTGCCCCCGGACATCCCGCAGTACTTCCTGCCGGTGAGGGGACAGGGCGAGGTGGCTTACCAGCCGATGTTGTTCGGGGCGGTCGAAGTCCGGTTTGCCGACGCGAAGACCGGGGTCGACACCTCAACCAGCCTGAACCTGCTTACGCCCCTGATCGAGCGGCCGGTGCCGGCCGACTGGGACGAGTCGGTCCCCTGTGAGTTCGGTCCCTCCGACCTGGAGTCCGAGCCCGAGCCGAGCTCGGGTTACGGCGAGCTTCCCGCCGCCGCCGGAAAGAAGACCTCTTATGCCGGTTGGGAGCGGGACCTGGCGAAGTGGGTTTACGGCAGCCAGTCGATCGAGCTGTTCTCGAGTCCTACCTACAAAGCGTTCTCGACCCCGGACGAGTCGGAGGCCGACTTCCGCATCCGGCTCCAGCAGGCCGGCCGGGAGAAGCGGGACGCCGGCGCCGAGGAGCTGCGCAAGAAGTACGCCGCCAAGACCGCCACGCTCCAGGAGCGGCTGCGCAAGGCGATGGCCGCCACCGAACGTGAGGCCGAGCAGGCCAAGCAGGCCAAGCTGCAGACCGCCATCTCCATCGGCGGAACGGTGCTGGGAGCGTTCTTGGGCCGGAAGAAGGGCCTGGGGTCGCTGGGTCGCGCCACTACGGCCGCCCGGGGCGTCGGCCGGGCGGTTCAGCAGTCGGGGGACGTGAAGCGTGCCGAGGAGACGGTAGGGGCCCTAAGGTCCCAGCTGGACGCCCTGGAGGTGCAGTTTCAGGAGGACGCCAACGCCCTGTCGGCAGCAGCCGATCCGATGACCGAGACGCTGGAGAAGGTTACGGTCAAACCGAAGAAGACGGATATCTCGGTCCAACTGCTGGCCTTGGCGTGGGCGCCGCATTTCGTGTCGCCGTCGGGAGAGCTCTCTCCCGGCTGGTAG
- a CDS encoding RNA-binding protein, with the protein MIVRLHIANVAPDVTEDDLREEFGMVAEVIDLRLVMDDLTDRPTGTAWVQMASQHDADEAVRALDGAKVGGRTLRVYEADDD; encoded by the coding sequence ATGATCGTTCGCTTACACATCGCCAACGTGGCGCCCGACGTCACCGAGGACGACCTCCGCGAGGAGTTCGGCATGGTGGCGGAGGTGATCGACCTGAGGCTGGTGATGGACGACCTCACCGACCGGCCGACCGGCACCGCATGGGTCCAGATGGCCAGCCAGCACGACGCCGACGAGGCGGTCAGGGCTCTCGACGGCGCCAAAGTCGGGGGCCGGACCCTCCGGGTGTACGAAGCGGACGACGACTAG
- a CDS encoding zinc-ribbon domain-containing protein, which produces MAFCPWCGKPLEDPGKFCPWCGKSLDDPASRQEAPRDPDIAGRRRRGKLPLAVAAVVAVAAAVIIPRLDDRGSTVDGSQDQDRLSEQLTAGLDEPFLMDDAALATLFSAPGPPAEPHYLAPPPSLEEIVLRAQPAAAPPPLAEIADVRVDGDVPPDFVTFVGQGVAGGAAHFAAFYPDPAFNFVDAARARRFGVLITTDRRPFAAMTHVASFRHGAANPCSNAPVQDRAECIPQVMIYFEPAQWKSGEYQPMDRPRIAHEVFHVAHMYLLRALGKSELFQRPGYYWQTESFATFTQRQYPDPNAYSSFGAGLLDVGYFDWPSVTDANYEKAYEASFFADEAVFQTGDDPTTMLRWLKEAAPGVSSSQSLLKTLAADPSGGVDLNKFNVIYLRAITDLHFPGFIRSGVNHRTNAALGYVARNDATVSWGSLPSKVDGTVPVLGHKLVRLQMGQMDRASDGDTLTFGVSSGKAEAVRTLLFAVKGDDSDNLTYCNQSIGPEEKTARTKEVISCFRKHAVAIGLLGGGEDTATVEVGRLRRFSPNLGKVKIVALVFGLAGPSTAAAGAPPAPIPFSLTVRGSDDQTPSARPNIEVVVDYRGGRVGCGRVQNGAYDNHLRLRIDYQAGKVTGSCRLPYDNGGELRFDVDATVDASGRITGRLVNGVETSVQPGFPPNRLTFEGTFEGTVNAEGDAQGSGTYELTLNDGKKLVRNDGTPVQYAESWTGSPASN; this is translated from the coding sequence ATGGCGTTTTGTCCCTGGTGCGGGAAGCCGCTGGAAGACCCGGGGAAGTTCTGTCCCTGGTGCGGGAAATCTCTGGACGATCCCGCCTCCCGGCAGGAGGCGCCCAGGGATCCCGACATCGCCGGGCGGCGGAGGCGCGGGAAGCTCCCGCTGGCGGTGGCAGCGGTGGTTGCCGTTGCGGCTGCTGTGATCATCCCCCGTCTGGACGACCGTGGGTCCACCGTCGACGGTTCCCAGGACCAGGACCGGCTGTCGGAGCAGCTGACCGCCGGGCTCGATGAACCGTTTCTTATGGACGATGCAGCACTCGCAACGCTGTTCTCCGCCCCGGGCCCCCCGGCCGAGCCCCACTACCTCGCCCCGCCTCCGTCGCTGGAAGAGATCGTTCTCCGGGCGCAGCCCGCCGCGGCCCCGCCGCCTCTGGCGGAGATCGCCGACGTCCGGGTCGACGGCGACGTGCCGCCGGACTTCGTCACCTTCGTAGGCCAGGGCGTTGCGGGCGGGGCCGCCCACTTCGCCGCGTTCTACCCGGACCCGGCGTTCAACTTCGTCGACGCGGCGAGGGCCCGGCGCTTCGGGGTCCTGATCACCACCGACCGCAGGCCGTTCGCTGCGATGACCCACGTTGCTTCGTTCCGGCACGGCGCCGCCAACCCGTGCAGCAACGCCCCGGTGCAGGACCGGGCGGAATGTATCCCGCAGGTCATGATCTACTTCGAACCCGCCCAGTGGAAGTCCGGCGAGTACCAGCCGATGGACCGCCCGCGCATCGCCCACGAGGTATTCCACGTGGCTCACATGTACCTGCTGAGGGCTCTGGGCAAGTCGGAGCTGTTCCAGCGGCCCGGCTACTACTGGCAGACCGAGAGCTTCGCGACCTTCACGCAGAGGCAGTACCCGGACCCCAACGCCTACTCGTCGTTCGGAGCCGGCCTGCTCGACGTGGGCTACTTCGACTGGCCGTCGGTGACCGACGCCAACTACGAGAAGGCGTACGAAGCTAGCTTCTTTGCCGACGAGGCCGTCTTTCAGACCGGCGACGACCCTACGACCATGCTCCGGTGGTTAAAGGAGGCTGCGCCGGGGGTCAGCTCCTCGCAGTCGCTGCTGAAGACTCTGGCGGCCGACCCTTCCGGCGGCGTCGACCTGAACAAGTTCAACGTGATCTACCTCCGGGCGATAACCGACCTGCACTTTCCCGGGTTCATTCGAAGCGGGGTCAACCACCGGACCAACGCGGCACTCGGATACGTGGCCCGGAACGACGCCACGGTCTCCTGGGGTTCGCTTCCCTCGAAGGTCGACGGCACGGTCCCGGTGCTGGGCCACAAACTGGTCAGGTTGCAGATGGGGCAGATGGACCGGGCGAGCGACGGGGACACACTGACCTTCGGGGTGTCGTCGGGCAAAGCGGAGGCCGTGCGGACCCTGTTGTTCGCCGTCAAGGGCGACGACTCCGACAACCTCACGTACTGCAACCAGTCGATTGGCCCCGAAGAAAAGACCGCCCGAACCAAAGAGGTCATCTCGTGCTTTCGCAAACACGCCGTCGCCATCGGCCTTCTCGGTGGAGGAGAGGACACGGCCACGGTTGAGGTGGGAAGGCTGAGGCGGTTTTCCCCGAACCTGGGCAAGGTGAAGATCGTCGCGCTGGTGTTCGGGCTGGCCGGGCCCTCGACCGCCGCGGCCGGCGCCCCTCCCGCCCCGATCCCGTTTTCGTTGACGGTAAGGGGCAGCGACGACCAGACGCCGAGCGCTCGGCCCAACATCGAGGTGGTGGTGGACTACCGCGGCGGCAGGGTGGGTTGCGGGCGGGTCCAAAACGGCGCGTACGACAACCATCTGCGCCTGCGGATCGACTACCAGGCGGGAAAGGTCACCGGCAGCTGCCGGCTGCCCTACGACAACGGCGGGGAGTTGCGGTTCGACGTGGACGCAACCGTCGATGCCTCAGGCCGGATCACCGGGAGGCTGGTCAACGGCGTGGAGACCTCGGTGCAGCCGGGCTTCCCCCCGAACCGGCTCACGTTCGAAGGCACCTTCGAGGGCACAGTCAACGCCGAGGGCGACGCCCAAGGGTCGGGTACCTACGAGCTCACCCTGAACGACGGCAAGAAGCTGGTCAGGAACGACGGCACGCCGGTCCAGTACGCCGAATCGTGGACCGGAAGCCCCGCTTCTAACTGA
- a CDS encoding DUF4032 domain-containing protein, which yields MARAVQFRFLAGLEPSNLIDLPWHSPLASWDHPSIVHRTRGQSRHVVRFVNDGSRTFALKEIDEQVAQKEYRLLREIRGAGLPVVEAVGVVTGREDAEGEPIEGVLVTRFLDYSLPFRYLFSIEEGEPLSAKLIDAAVVLLVRLHVEGFYWGDCSLSNLLFRRDAGALMAYLVDAETSVRRRPIPDGMREHELDVARENFAGGLMDLAAEGRLPAEFDVIHLINLLSERYTLLWHELTGVTEIDARERHLIDHRIRRLNEMGFDVDELVVERDPSGDRLRVIPALVEEGHHARELSRLTGLEVQENQARRLLNDIASYGAYLARVEDRAPTPPIAAARWIAEVYQPIVSQIPEELRGRLEPAELFHELLEHRYYLSEAAGYEVDNDTGLRSYLESVLRFRPAEQALFPDE from the coding sequence ATGGCCAGAGCGGTCCAGTTCCGGTTCCTCGCGGGCCTCGAGCCCTCGAACCTGATCGACCTGCCCTGGCACTCCCCGCTCGCAAGCTGGGATCACCCCTCAATCGTCCACCGGACCCGGGGACAGAGCCGCCACGTCGTCAGATTCGTAAACGACGGCAGCCGGACCTTCGCCCTCAAGGAGATCGACGAACAGGTGGCACAGAAGGAGTACCGGCTGCTCCGGGAAATCCGGGGGGCCGGCCTTCCGGTGGTGGAGGCGGTCGGCGTGGTCACCGGGAGGGAGGACGCCGAAGGCGAGCCGATCGAAGGCGTCCTGGTCACCCGGTTCCTCGACTACTCCCTGCCCTTCCGGTACCTGTTCAGCATCGAGGAGGGCGAGCCGCTCAGCGCGAAGCTGATCGACGCGGCCGTTGTGCTGCTGGTCCGTCTCCACGTCGAGGGCTTCTACTGGGGCGACTGCTCGCTCTCGAACCTGCTGTTCCGCCGGGATGCCGGAGCGCTGATGGCCTACCTGGTGGACGCCGAGACCTCCGTGCGCCGCCGGCCCATTCCCGACGGGATGAGGGAACATGAGCTCGACGTCGCCCGGGAGAACTTTGCCGGAGGCCTGATGGACCTCGCCGCGGAGGGCCGGTTGCCGGCCGAGTTCGACGTCATCCACCTGATCAACCTGCTCTCCGAACGCTACACGCTGCTGTGGCACGAACTGACCGGCGTCACCGAGATCGACGCCCGGGAGCGTCACCTGATCGACCACCGCATCCGCCGCCTGAACGAGATGGGGTTCGACGTCGACGAGCTGGTGGTCGAGCGAGACCCCTCTGGGGACCGCCTGAGGGTAATCCCGGCGCTGGTGGAGGAGGGCCACCACGCCCGGGAGCTCAGCCGCCTGACCGGTCTGGAGGTGCAGGAGAACCAGGCCCGCCGCCTGCTGAACGACATAGCGTCCTACGGCGCCTACCTGGCCCGGGTCGAGGACCGGGCGCCCACGCCGCCCATCGCGGCGGCCCGGTGGATCGCGGAGGTCTATCAGCCGATCGTCTCCCAGATCCCGGAGGAACTGAGGGGACGGCTGGAGCCGGCGGAGCTTTTCCACGAGCTCCTGGAGCACCGCTACTACCTCTCCGAGGCGGCCGGTTACGAGGTGGACAACGACACCGGGCTGCGTTCCTACCTTGAGTCCGTGCTGCGATTTCGGCCGGCGGAACAGGCCTTGTTTCCCGACGAATAG
- a CDS encoding extracellular solute-binding protein: MTSRRPAAAALCLLLFGSVLAGCGSESGTPTLNWYINPDNGGQVDLAEKCSDGSGGAYDINVSVLPNDATAQREQLVRRLAAKDASIDLMSLDPPFIPEFASAGFLRPFSEDEAGEFTEGVLEGPVEHSTWDDELVAAPFWANTQLLWFRKSAAQRGGLDPSKTTDATWADLVTAAEKANASVEIQGNRYEGYMVLLSALISSAGGEILVNPEAGKDVKTSIASDAGRKAAEVVAMIADSPSRNPAISTTDEEAGRAAFQSDRGGYMVNWPYVYGAAQEAVAAGSLPQSVVDDIGWARYPRVDKALESQPPLGGISLGIGAFGEHHDLALDAVRCITSLESQTEYMVGAKNPAARAAVYDDAEVREIFPMADLIRESIGAAAPRPKTPYYTDVSTAVVRSFHPPSSVDPKSPERAAKLIGDVLNDRVLL; the protein is encoded by the coding sequence TTGACATCACGCCGCCCTGCCGCAGCAGCCCTCTGCCTACTGCTTTTCGGATCGGTTCTGGCCGGGTGCGGCAGTGAGTCCGGCACCCCCACCCTCAACTGGTACATCAACCCGGACAACGGCGGCCAGGTGGACCTCGCCGAGAAGTGCTCCGACGGCTCCGGCGGCGCCTATGACATCAACGTCTCGGTCCTCCCCAACGACGCCACCGCCCAGCGGGAGCAGCTGGTACGGCGCCTGGCGGCCAAGGACGCATCCATCGACCTCATGAGCCTCGACCCACCCTTCATCCCGGAGTTTGCCTCGGCAGGCTTCCTGCGCCCGTTCTCAGAAGACGAAGCAGGCGAGTTCACCGAGGGGGTGCTGGAGGGGCCGGTCGAGCACTCGACCTGGGACGACGAGCTGGTCGCCGCTCCGTTCTGGGCCAACACCCAGCTTTTGTGGTTCCGGAAGTCGGCCGCCCAGCGAGGCGGCCTGGACCCGTCGAAGACCACCGACGCCACCTGGGCCGACCTGGTGACCGCCGCCGAGAAGGCAAACGCCTCGGTCGAGATCCAGGGCAACCGGTACGAGGGGTACATGGTGCTGCTGTCGGCTTTGATCTCCTCCGCCGGCGGCGAAATCCTGGTCAACCCGGAGGCCGGGAAGGACGTCAAGACCTCCATCGCCTCGGACGCCGGACGCAAGGCGGCCGAGGTCGTCGCCATGATCGCGGACTCGCCGTCGCGCAACCCCGCCATCTCCACCACCGACGAGGAGGCGGGCAGGGCCGCCTTCCAGTCCGACCGAGGGGGCTACATGGTCAACTGGCCGTACGTCTACGGCGCCGCCCAGGAGGCGGTCGCCGCGGGCTCGCTGCCCCAGTCGGTCGTAGACGACATCGGGTGGGCACGCTACCCCCGGGTCGACAAGGCCCTGGAGAGCCAGCCCCCGCTGGGCGGGATCAGCCTCGGGATCGGCGCCTTCGGCGAGCACCACGACCTGGCGCTGGACGCAGTCCGCTGCATCACCTCGCTGGAGAGCCAGACCGAGTACATGGTCGGCGCCAAGAACCCCGCCGCCCGGGCCGCGGTCTACGACGACGCCGAGGTCCGCGAGATCTTCCCGATGGCCGACCTGATCCGGGAGTCGATCGGGGCGGCCGCCCCGCGGCCCAAGACTCCGTACTACACCGACGTGTCGACAGCAGTCGTGCGCAGCTTCCACCCGCCATCCTCGGTCGACCCGAAGTCGCCGGAGCGGGCAGCGAAGCTCATCGGCGACGTCCTGAACGACCGGGTGCTGCTGTGA
- a CDS encoding sugar ABC transporter permease: MSVEAAPVPGQVPKAKSSDRSVSERRLGWKLVAPAVIMMLLVTAYPMLNALYLSLFSYRLTDPAGKEFVGLRNYAVVLGDSLWWRDVATTVTITVITVVVELVLGFAFAMVMHKIIFGKRGVRTSILIPYGIITVVSAFAWRYAFALDSGFVNEWFNLGDKSWFGERWSSLFVISMSEIWKTTPFISLLLLAGLAQVPEVLQEAAQIDGATWRQRLLKVTLPNMKAAILVAVLFRTLDAYRLFDNVFIMTAGAQETETVSFLAYRQMISRTALGLGSAVSVLLFLSVLLIAALFIKGFKVDLSQVRGG; this comes from the coding sequence GTGAGCGTCGAAGCGGCGCCCGTCCCGGGCCAGGTTCCGAAGGCCAAGTCGAGCGACCGCTCGGTCAGCGAACGCCGTCTCGGCTGGAAGCTGGTCGCCCCCGCGGTGATCATGATGCTGCTGGTCACCGCCTACCCGATGCTGAACGCCCTGTACCTTTCGCTGTTCAGCTACCGGCTGACCGACCCGGCCGGCAAGGAGTTCGTCGGGCTCCGCAACTACGCGGTGGTCCTGGGGGACAGCCTGTGGTGGCGGGACGTGGCCACTACCGTGACGATCACGGTCATCACCGTGGTGGTCGAGCTGGTCCTCGGCTTCGCCTTCGCCATGGTCATGCACAAGATCATCTTCGGCAAGCGGGGCGTGCGGACCTCGATTCTAATCCCCTACGGGATCATCACTGTGGTCTCGGCATTCGCCTGGCGGTACGCCTTTGCGCTCGACTCCGGCTTCGTGAACGAGTGGTTCAACCTCGGGGACAAGTCGTGGTTCGGGGAGCGGTGGAGTTCGCTGTTCGTCATCTCGATGTCGGAGATCTGGAAGACCACGCCGTTCATCTCGCTGCTGCTGCTGGCCGGCCTGGCTCAGGTGCCGGAGGTGCTGCAGGAAGCGGCTCAGATCGACGGCGCCACCTGGAGGCAGCGCCTGCTGAAGGTCACGCTTCCAAACATGAAGGCCGCGATCCTGGTGGCGGTGCTGTTCCGGACCCTCGACGCCTACCGGCTCTTCGACAACGTCTTCATCATGACTGCGGGGGCCCAGGAAACCGAAACCGTCTCGTTCCTCGCCTACCGGCAGATGATCAGCCGGACCGCCCTGGGCCTTGGCTCGGCGGTCTCGGTGCTGCTCTTCCTGTCGGTCCTGCTGATCGCCGCGCTGTTCATCAAAGGGTTCAAGGTCGACCTCAGCCAGGTGAGGGGCGGATGA
- a CDS encoding carbohydrate ABC transporter permease, whose translation MKRKEGAWTVLGAMLIILWALAPVVWIFSLSFKAGDDINNKSFWPSQFSTENYETVFNTPLFTSALRNSIGISLISTALSVAIATVAAYAIARLDFPGKRAVLSIALAIAMFPAVSLVGPLFNIWRTVGLYDTWIGLIIPYMSFTLPLSLWTLSAFFREIPWEMEEAAQMDGATPWQAFRKVIVPLAAPGVFTAAILAFFFAWNDFVFGISLTSTNSARPVPAALAFFTGASQFQQPAGAISAAAVVVTIPVIVLVLLFQKKIVAGLTNGAVKG comes from the coding sequence ATGAAGCGAAAGGAAGGGGCCTGGACCGTCCTCGGCGCGATGCTGATCATCCTCTGGGCGCTCGCCCCGGTGGTGTGGATCTTCTCGCTGTCCTTCAAGGCCGGTGACGACATCAACAACAAGAGCTTCTGGCCCAGCCAGTTCAGCACCGAGAACTACGAAACCGTCTTCAACACCCCGCTGTTCACCAGCGCTCTCCGCAACTCCATCGGGATCTCGCTGATCTCCACGGCCCTGTCGGTGGCCATCGCCACCGTGGCGGCTTACGCCATCGCCCGGCTGGACTTCCCCGGCAAGCGGGCGGTGCTGTCGATCGCCCTGGCCATCGCGATGTTCCCGGCCGTCTCCCTGGTCGGCCCGCTGTTCAACATCTGGCGGACCGTCGGGCTCTACGACACCTGGATCGGCCTGATCATCCCGTACATGTCGTTCACACTCCCTCTGTCTTTGTGGACCCTCTCGGCGTTTTTCCGGGAGATTCCCTGGGAGATGGAGGAGGCGGCGCAGATGGACGGGGCGACGCCCTGGCAGGCGTTCCGGAAGGTGATTGTGCCGCTGGCGGCGCCCGGGGTGTTCACCGCAGCCATCCTGGCGTTCTTCTTCGCCTGGAACGACTTCGTGTTCGGCATCTCCCTCACCTCCACCAACTCCGCCCGCCCGGTGCCGGCGGCTCTGGCGTTCTTCACCGGCGCCTCGCAGTTCCAGCAGCCGGCGGGCGCGATCTCGGCGGCGGCGGTAGTGGTGACCATCCCGGTAATCGTGCTGGTCCTGCTCTTCCAGAAAAAGATCGTCGCCGGCCTGACCAACGGCGCCGTTAAAGGCTAA